Proteins found in one Plasmodium chabaudi chabaudi strain AS genome assembly, chromosome: 5 genomic segment:
- a CDS encoding antigen UB05, putative, whose protein sequence is MGSHIQPSRFLDSAILSLFAMIISASFLYMFSEFYLLAFESKLFDNKVSMVLNRLFPFKTFEYNLTHILLFTLCIILLSLKPDYSFCKLSSRESRRYQGKEESSRMDDADRSQRDKKK, encoded by the exons ATGGGATCTCATATTCAGCCATCACGATTTTTAGATA GTGCTATACTATCGTTATTTGCCATGATCATTTCGGCATCTTTCCTTTATATGTTTTcagaattttatttgttagcATTTGAATCTAAATTGTTTGACAACAAAGTGAGCATGGTGTTGAATCGTTTGTTCCCCTTTAAA ACATTTGAATACAACTTAACCCATATTTTACTCTTTACCCtatgtataattttacTTAGCCTTAA aCCTGACTATAGCTTCTGCAAACTTAGCTCAAGGGAATCTAGAAGATACCAAGGAAAAGAAGAATCATCTAGAATGGATGATGCTGACCGATCCCAAagagacaaaaaaaaataa
- a CDS encoding GDP dissociation inhibitor, putative, producing the protein MDDKNNKVFSCDVLICGTSLLNSLLSVYFSLKGYKVINIDKNNYYGDVNCSLSFNQFQDEKNNLHNFYEEYFPFYKINNSQEESEKQKGKTQKEKLDEIIKNYFQINSNKFNIDINPKILYNESDIVNLLVNLNAHTYIGFVGMQHFYLSHTNDEHKENVLNTNDNKNQNYGEQTTDENQTDLIILKIPLNKSQVFLDPNLTLIEKRMIMNFIYKHIIHDKNYTFSRFSNYNFIKTENTLHDSQSPIKSSYGNNKPDDTNKNCVNNETLKREINEKETENNNNIDDKTKEQDENINILDYLKAYKITDKLTDYVIYGIGLFEFEIEKTNEKNISEYYLNGFTKEKKFIMNKREFMQRLDILINSLNKFKLQNLFENAFIYPSYGLNDIIFSMSRVSCLNNAIYMINRKIKNINYSKFYTQNNPIEINNKYNDNHDKCLPTLLQINEVTLDNEYVIKPKFVISSGSNINFHEIKRFLFSSHPKKINNNSSNKNRIQMVTSRLIVLSTYSFLGKDGVSFFIHKDKNNKYKKQTDSHNINTNVHILQLDYSSGSCPPGFFLTYFTYLEIIEDQNITNSKFIDLPNNSKDQANDKKNDTHTDNHKPLNYLLLFDVLKLFIKKSKGVSNSYVDQYLSAKNVHNDNDYGIMKKISDYFSTDVANNNCAYEFTKLESAKNDEEKETMNCTSPCQQNGVNNIYDSYSQNSKTVESAEKQQNEGNEFFLNSFNDLLKTEGIIYCAYYEYKPVIYRKDTIKLINHNIELYKKIFESVEKNIADAHNDTELIEKKQSTLNHSSEDENKNVHVNNEKNDLNINNKESIKQNISCNDLNKKDDYQLDENTKICNLLFTNDIHNYPIYPLIEDVSTFFYIINKFNDNFSQPDYYQTTYDTFANMIKTYFNNNKTNNV; encoded by the coding sequence AtggatgataaaaataacaaagtTTTCAGTTGTGATGTTTTAATATGTGGTACCAGTTTATTGAACAGCTTATTGTCAGTTTATTTCTCCCTAAAAGGTTATAAAGTAATAAacattgataaaaataattactaTGGCGATGTCAATTGTTCTTTGAGTTTCAATCAATTCcaagatgaaaaaaataacctTCATAACTTTTACGAGgaatattttcctttttataaaataaataatagccAAGAAGAAAGTGAAAAACAAAAGGGGAAAACACAAAAAGAGAAATTGGAcgaaattattaaaaattattttcaaataaatagcAATAAATTTAACATTGATATTAAtccaaaaatattatataatgaaagtgatattgttaatttacttgtaaatttaaatgCGCATACCTATATTGGTTTTGTAGGAATgcaacatttttatttatcacACACAAATGATGAACACAAGGAAAATGTTCTTAATAcgaatgataataaaaaccaAAATTATGGTGAGCAGACAACCGATGAAAATCAAACAGATCTAATAATACTAAAAATCCCACTAAATAAATCACAAGTTTTTTTAGATCCAAATCTAACTCttattgaaaaaagaatgataatgaattttatttacaaacaCATTATacatgataaaaattacaCATTTTCACGTTTTTCaaattacaattttataaaaacagaAAACACACTACACGACAGCCAATCACCAATAAAAAGTAGTTATGGAAACAATAAGCCTGatgatacaaataaaaattgtgtaaACAATGAAACATTAAAACgggaaataaatgaaaaagaaactgaaaataataataatattgatgataaaacaaaagaacaagatgaaaatataaatatattagatTACTTAAAGGCATACAAAATAACAGATAAATTAACTGATTATGTTATTTATGGAATAggattatttgaatttgaaatagaaaaaactaatgaaaaaaatatatccgAATATTACTTAAATGGATttacaaaagaaaaaaaatttattatgaataaaagAGAATTTATGCAACGGCtggatatattaataaactcgttaaacaaatttaaattacaaaatttgTTCGAAAATGCTTTCATTTATCCATCATATGGATTGaatgatattatattttcgaTGTCAAGAGTATCATGCCTAAATAATGccatatatatgattaacagaaaaataaaaaatattaattactCAAAGTTTTACACCCAAAACAATCCTatcgaaataaataataaatataatgataatcaTGATAAATGTTTACCAACtttattacaaataaatgaagTCACTCTCGATAATGAATATGTTATCAAACCGAAGTTTGTTATATCATCTGGATCTAACATAAATTTccatgaaataaaaagattTCTTTTTTCGTCACACcccaaaaaaattaataacaatagtagtaataaaaatcgtATCCAAATGGTAACAAGCCGACTAATTGTTTTAAGTACGTATTCATTTCTTGGAAAAGATGGTGTATCATTTTTCATacataaagataaaaataataaatataagaaacAAACAGATTCTCATAACATCAATACcaatgtgcatatattgCAATTAGACTATAGTAGTGGCTCATGTCCTCCaggattttttttaacatattttacttATCTCGAAATTATAGAGGACCAGAATATAACAAATAGCAAGTTCATCGACTTGCCTAATAATAGCAAAGATCAAGCAaacgataaaaaaaatgatacaCACACAGATAATCATAAAccattaaattatttgcttttatttgatgtattaaaattattcataaaaaaatcaaaaggAGTTTCCAATTCATATGTAGATCAATATTTATCAGCTAAAAATGTGCATAACGATAATGATTATggaattatgaaaaaaatcagTGACTATTTTAGCACCGACGTTGCAAATAATAACTGTGCATATGAGTTTACAAAACTTGAAAGTGCAAAAAACGacgaagaaaaagaaacaatGAATTGTACTTCGCCATGCCAACAAAATggtgtaaataatatttacgACTCCTATTCACAAAATAGCAAAACTGTAGAAAGCGCAGAGAAGCAACAAAATGAAGGCAATGaatttttcttaaattcTTTTAATGATTTATTGAAAACGGAAggcattatttattgtgCATATTATGAATACAAGCCTGTAATATACAGGAAAGATactattaaattaattaatcataatatagagctatataaaaaaatatttgaaagtgtagaaaaaaacattgCAGATGCACATAACGACACCGAATtaatcgaaaaaaaacaatccACACTAAATCATTCAAGTGaggatgaaaataaaaatgtacatgtaaataatgaaaaaaacgatttaaatattaataataaggaaagcataaaacaaaatatatcgTGTAATGacttaaataaaaaagatgatTATCAACttgatgaaaatacaaaaatttgCAACTTGTTGTTTACTAAtgatatacataattatcCTATATATCCTCTCATTGAAGATGTttctacttttttttatattattaataaatttaacgATAATTTTAGTCAACCTGATTATTATCAAACAACATATGATACATTTGctaatatgataaaaacatattttaataataataagacaaataatgtttaa